In Polaribacter sp. Hel_I_88, the following proteins share a genomic window:
- a CDS encoding sugar-binding domain-containing protein, which translates to MKFNSIIKYLKTCLILVFFISCDTKTDSSIDLSGDWSFKIDSLDRGVSENWQSVQFSETIQLPGSMNTNGKGDELSINTKWTGNIWDTDSVWYKDPKMEKYRQKGNIKLPFWLTPNKKYTGAAWYQKKVTILEDYKGQKINLHLERVHWESTVWVDDTKIGMQNSLSTAHNYDLSDALTVGEHTITIRVDNSVKDINPGIDAHSISDNTQTNWNGIIGDIKLEVSPKLAIGNVKLYPNIATKKVKVVLQIKGNLDSEKRVRLGLEAFDKSTKNALAVLKKDIETNGNKEIVIEYDMGENPKLWDEFNPNVYELQITLESKFGIDTKNIDFGMREFKATGKVFTINGRKTFLRGTLESAIFPLTGYPPTDITSWKAVYKVIKSHGLNHVRFHSWCPPKAAFIAADEVGMYLQAEAAGWNKLGDGNPEDKWFYKEGEDIINAYGNHPSFVMMTYGNEPHGENHKEYLSNYVNHFKDLDNRRLYTSGAGYPYLDNMDFYNHRGPRIQGWNENLKSIINAKAPQTEFDWSKFIDKTPMPYVSHEMGQWCVYPNFEEMSKYTGVLKPKNFEIFQETLAENGMADLAKQFLMASGKLQVLCYKADIEAALRTKDMAGFQLLDLHDFPGQGTALVGVLDAFWGEKGYVSPEEFKAFSGQTVPLARFAKRTFSNTDTLNVAIEVAHFGEKILKNATPKWVLKTVNKDVFAEGDLAKKDIEIGNGIQLGNISLPLSKIEKAQRLTLSVSVEEFTNTWDLWVYPTEIPEIENENTVKVVNKLEASTIDYLQKGGNVLFNITKGDIAPEKGGDIGIGFSSIFWNTSWTNGQKPHTLGVLVDPKNPALADFPTEYHSNWQWWDAMTNSNAIIIDDLPKLTPIVRVVDDWFKNRRLALVFEAKVGKGKLIMSSIDLHTNLENRLEAKQMLYSLKKYMTTSAFNPEVSLEINQIKSLLK; encoded by the coding sequence ATGAAATTTAACTCAATTATAAAATATCTTAAAACTTGTTTAATACTTGTCTTCTTTATCTCTTGTGATACAAAAACAGACAGTAGTATTGATTTGTCAGGAGATTGGAGTTTTAAAATTGATTCTTTAGATAGAGGAGTTTCAGAAAATTGGCAAAGTGTTCAATTTTCAGAAACGATACAATTACCAGGTTCTATGAATACCAATGGTAAAGGAGATGAGTTAAGTATAAACACAAAATGGACAGGTAATATTTGGGATACTGATAGTGTTTGGTACAAAGATCCAAAAATGGAAAAGTACAGACAGAAAGGAAATATTAAACTTCCCTTTTGGTTAACTCCTAACAAAAAATATACAGGAGCTGCTTGGTATCAGAAAAAAGTTACTATTCTTGAAGATTATAAAGGTCAAAAAATAAATTTACATTTAGAAAGAGTGCATTGGGAATCTACAGTTTGGGTAGATGATACAAAAATTGGTATGCAAAATAGTTTATCTACAGCGCATAATTATGATTTAAGTGATGCATTAACTGTTGGCGAACACACAATTACAATTAGGGTTGACAACAGTGTTAAAGATATTAATCCAGGAATAGATGCACATAGTATTTCAGACAATACACAAACAAATTGGAACGGAATTATTGGCGATATAAAATTAGAAGTTTCCCCAAAATTAGCAATTGGAAATGTAAAATTATATCCAAATATTGCTACCAAAAAAGTAAAAGTAGTGTTGCAAATTAAAGGTAATCTTGATTCCGAAAAAAGGGTAAGATTAGGTTTAGAGGCATTTGATAAATCTACCAAAAATGCATTAGCTGTATTAAAAAAGGATATAGAAACGAATGGGAATAAAGAAATAGTTATTGAATATGATATGGGCGAAAACCCAAAACTTTGGGATGAATTCAACCCAAATGTATATGAACTTCAAATTACATTAGAATCTAAATTTGGTATCGATACAAAGAACATCGATTTTGGGATGCGAGAATTTAAAGCAACAGGAAAAGTATTTACAATAAACGGAAGAAAAACGTTTTTAAGAGGAACTTTAGAGAGCGCAATTTTCCCATTAACGGGCTATCCTCCAACAGATATTACATCTTGGAAAGCTGTTTACAAAGTAATTAAAAGTCATGGTTTAAATCACGTCCGTTTTCATTCTTGGTGTCCACCAAAAGCGGCATTTATAGCAGCAGATGAAGTAGGAATGTATTTGCAAGCAGAAGCTGCAGGCTGGAATAAATTAGGAGATGGCAACCCAGAAGACAAATGGTTTTATAAAGAAGGAGAAGATATTATAAATGCTTACGGAAATCATCCATCGTTTGTAATGATGACGTATGGAAATGAGCCACATGGAGAAAATCATAAAGAATACTTATCAAACTACGTAAATCATTTTAAAGATTTAGATAATAGGAGATTATATACTAGTGGTGCTGGTTATCCATATTTAGATAATATGGATTTTTACAATCACAGAGGACCAAGAATACAGGGTTGGAATGAGAATTTAAAAAGTATTATCAATGCTAAAGCACCACAAACTGAATTTGATTGGAGTAAGTTTATAGACAAAACACCAATGCCTTATGTAAGTCATGAAATGGGCCAATGGTGTGTGTATCCTAATTTTGAAGAAATGTCTAAATATACAGGTGTTTTAAAACCGAAGAATTTTGAAATTTTTCAAGAAACATTGGCAGAAAATGGAATGGCAGATTTAGCGAAGCAATTTTTAATGGCTTCAGGTAAATTACAAGTTTTATGTTATAAAGCAGATATTGAAGCAGCTTTAAGGACGAAAGATATGGCTGGTTTTCAGTTGTTAGACTTACACGATTTTCCTGGTCAAGGTACTGCACTTGTAGGGGTTTTAGATGCTTTTTGGGGAGAAAAAGGTTATGTTTCTCCAGAGGAATTTAAAGCTTTTAGTGGGCAAACAGTACCTTTAGCACGTTTTGCTAAAAGGACTTTTAGTAATACGGATACTTTAAATGTAGCTATTGAAGTTGCACATTTTGGAGAAAAAATACTGAAAAACGCAACACCAAAATGGGTTTTAAAAACAGTAAACAAGGATGTTTTTGCAGAGGGAGATTTAGCAAAAAAAGATATAGAAATTGGAAACGGAATTCAATTAGGTAATATTAGTTTACCACTTTCAAAAATTGAAAAAGCACAAAGACTAACACTTTCTGTTTCTGTTGAAGAATTTACGAATACTTGGGATTTGTGGGTATATCCAACTGAAATTCCTGAAATTGAAAACGAAAATACTGTAAAAGTTGTTAATAAATTAGAGGCATCAACAATTGATTATCTCCAAAAAGGAGGCAACGTTTTATTCAATATTACGAAAGGGGATATTGCTCCAGAAAAAGGTGGCGATATTGGTATTGGTTTTTCAAGCATTTTTTGGAATACAAGTTGGACAAATGGACAGAAACCACATACGTTGGGTGTTTTAGTAGATCCAAAAAATCCTGCTTTGGCAGATTTCCCAACAGAATACCATTCTAATTGGCAATGGTGGGACGCTATGACAAACTCTAACGCCATTATTATAGATGATTTACCAAAATTAACGCCAATTGTTAGAGTTGTAGATGATTGGTTTAAAAACCGAAGATTAGCATTAGTTTTTGAAGCAAAAGTTGGTAAAGGAAAATTAATAATGTCTAGTATTGATTTACACACAAATTTAGAAAACAGGTTGGAAGCAAAACAAATGCTTTATAGTTTAAAAAAGTACATGACAACTTCTGCATTCAATCCAGAGGTAAGTTTAGAAATCAATCAAATTAAAAGTTTATTGAAATAA
- a CDS encoding SGNH/GDSL hydrolase family protein, translating to MVFHFKNRNLIIAACFLLSINFSCAQQKLKTISKNEITATYLDSIKVKLNKKWPNNSFVNLVFHGHSVPTGYTTRGVVDRLQAYPFRTLKKVNDYYPYSVVNTITTSIGGEQSEQGAKRFKEEVLSYKPDVLFIDYALNDRGIGLERAKIAWEQMIVEALQYGTKVILLTPTPDLREDTASKETKLAKHSAQIRVLAEKYNVGLVDSYALFGELAKKQPLVGYMSQNNHINQKGHQFVADAIFKYFESSIK from the coding sequence ATGGTATTTCATTTTAAAAATAGAAATTTAATTATAGCAGCCTGTTTTTTATTAAGCATAAATTTTTCATGTGCACAGCAAAAATTAAAAACTATTTCTAAAAATGAAATAACAGCCACATATTTAGATTCAATAAAAGTTAAGTTGAATAAAAAATGGCCAAATAATTCATTTGTAAACTTGGTTTTTCATGGGCATTCTGTACCAACAGGCTACACTACAAGAGGCGTAGTAGATCGTTTACAAGCTTACCCTTTTAGAACCTTAAAAAAGGTAAATGATTATTACCCATATTCTGTTGTAAACACCATTACAACTTCTATTGGAGGAGAACAATCTGAACAAGGTGCAAAAAGATTTAAAGAAGAGGTTTTAAGTTATAAACCAGATGTGCTTTTCATAGATTATGCTTTAAACGATAGAGGAATTGGTTTGGAGCGTGCAAAAATTGCCTGGGAACAAATGATTGTAGAAGCACTACAATATGGAACAAAAGTAATTTTATTAACGCCAACTCCAGATTTAAGAGAAGATACTGCTTCTAAAGAAACAAAATTGGCAAAACATAGCGCACAAATTAGAGTTTTAGCAGAAAAGTATAACGTTGGTTTAGTAGACAGTTACGCATTATTTGGAGAGTTAGCAAAAAAACAACCATTAGTTGGTTATATGTCACAAAACAATCATATCAACCAAAAAGGACATCAATTTGTAGCGGATGCTATTTTTAAATATTTTGAATCATCTATAAAGTAA
- a CDS encoding sugar porter family MFS transporter, with translation MEISNQINIENNKFNFKYLLFLALASAMGGFLFGYDWVVIGGAKPFYELYFDISDLPTLQGWAMSSALIGCIFGAIISGFVADKFGRKIPLILAAVLFTLSAFGTGYVDNFTPFIFYRLLGGLGIGLASTLSPMYIAEIAPAKYRGQFVAINQLTLVIGILVAQIANYLIAEPVIDEATMLDSWNGQSGWRWMFWAELIPAGLFFGLMFLVPKSPRFLMKMNDAAAAKKVLAKIGGESYAAQEVKNIDLTLKESGTSKITFSDFKSAKVKPILIIGIVLAVFQQWCGINIIFNYAEEIFTAAGYTVGDMLFNIVITGSVNLIFTIIAMKTVDSWGRRKLMLFGSIGLGLVYAILGGAYYMQYTGWPVLVLVLTAIAIYSMSLAPITWVVLSEIFPNKIRGVAMSIATFALWVASFILTFTFPILNDALGASGTFWVYSIICVLGFLFIKNRLPETKGKSLEEIEAELTKEK, from the coding sequence ATGGAAATTAGCAACCAAATTAACATAGAAAATAATAAGTTTAATTTTAAGTATTTACTTTTTTTAGCCCTAGCGTCTGCCATGGGAGGTTTCCTTTTTGGATACGATTGGGTAGTAATTGGTGGTGCAAAACCATTTTACGAATTGTATTTTGATATTAGTGATTTACCAACTTTACAAGGATGGGCAATGAGTAGTGCTTTAATTGGCTGTATTTTTGGAGCCATAATTTCTGGTTTTGTTGCAGATAAATTTGGAAGAAAAATACCGTTAATATTGGCCGCTGTTCTTTTTACGTTATCGGCTTTTGGTACTGGATATGTTGATAATTTTACACCATTTATTTTTTACAGGTTATTAGGTGGGTTGGGTATTGGATTAGCTTCTACTTTATCGCCAATGTATATTGCCGAAATTGCACCTGCAAAATATAGAGGTCAGTTTGTGGCAATAAACCAGTTAACCTTAGTAATAGGTATTTTAGTTGCTCAAATTGCAAATTATTTAATTGCAGAACCTGTTATAGATGAAGCTACAATGTTAGATTCTTGGAATGGACAATCTGGATGGAGATGGATGTTTTGGGCGGAATTAATTCCTGCAGGTTTATTTTTTGGATTGATGTTTTTAGTGCCAAAAAGTCCACGTTTTTTAATGAAAATGAACGATGCAGCTGCAGCCAAAAAAGTATTAGCAAAAATAGGTGGAGAAAGTTATGCGGCACAAGAAGTAAAAAATATTGATTTAACATTAAAAGAAAGTGGAACATCTAAAATTACTTTTTCAGATTTTAAAAGTGCCAAAGTAAAACCGATTTTAATTATTGGTATCGTATTAGCTGTTTTTCAGCAATGGTGTGGTATAAACATCATATTTAATTATGCAGAAGAAATTTTTACTGCAGCAGGTTATACTGTTGGAGATATGCTTTTTAATATTGTAATTACAGGAAGTGTAAACTTAATTTTTACGATTATCGCTATGAAAACTGTAGATAGTTGGGGTAGAAGAAAATTAATGCTTTTTGGTTCTATAGGTTTAGGATTGGTTTACGCAATTTTAGGTGGCGCATATTATATGCAATATACAGGTTGGCCAGTTTTAGTATTGGTTTTAACTGCAATTGCAATTTATTCTATGTCTTTAGCACCAATAACTTGGGTGGTTTTATCAGAAATTTTTCCAAATAAAATTAGGGGTGTTGCCATGTCTATAGCAACTTTTGCACTTTGGGTAGCTTCTTTTATTTTAACATTTACTTTCCCAATTTTAAATGATGCTTTAGGTGCTTCTGGAACTTTTTGGGTATACAGTATTATTTGTGTTTTAGGTTTCTTATTCATCAAAAATAGATTGCCAGAAACCAAAGGAAAAAGTTTAGAGGAAATTGAAGCAGAATTAACAAAAGAAAAATAA
- a CDS encoding sulfatase, translated as MKNNYKYIKILCTFITTIFLFSCKSKDTTVEKKIIKPNILFIVADDLGAHDLSYAGSTYYETPNIDAIANEGVEFTQGYAAAQVCSPSRASLMTGQYTARHGVTDWIGAETGEAWGKRQNTKVLPPEYKHIISRENITVAEALKSGGYKTFFAGKWHIGDVPYGPESNGFDVNIGGWEVGSPKGGYYAPWSNPKLDYKYKGENLTKRLALETADFISANKDEPFFAFLSFYAVHGPIETTQEKWNKYRNKAEKQGIPEKGFEMERILPIRTVQDNPIYAGLVESMDDAVGVVLKRLKELGLDENTIIIFTSDNGGVASGDAFSTTNFPLRGGKGYQWEGGIREPYLIKAPMLKNSPKAISYPVTGADFYPTLLDLAGIAKDKKQILDGVSLVPLLKGKSLDGRSLFWHYPHYGNQGGEPVSIIRKGDFKLIHYYEDGRNELYNLVEDPKELNDLVATNTEKAKTLSTELNDYLQSVNAKVPTINKDYDSKKAIALQNRRKTKMMQDLENQRKNFLKKDFKPNADWYNSSLTKD; from the coding sequence ATGAAAAATAATTATAAATACATAAAAATATTATGCACTTTTATAACAACTATTTTTTTATTTAGCTGCAAAAGTAAAGATACTACTGTAGAAAAAAAGATTATAAAACCGAACATACTTTTTATAGTTGCAGATGATTTAGGCGCACATGATTTAAGTTATGCAGGTAGTACATATTATGAAACACCAAATATAGATGCTATTGCAAATGAAGGTGTTGAGTTTACACAAGGTTACGCAGCTGCACAAGTTTGTAGTCCATCAAGAGCAAGTTTAATGACAGGACAATATACTGCAAGACATGGAGTAACTGATTGGATTGGTGCCGAAACAGGCGAGGCTTGGGGTAAAAGACAAAACACAAAAGTATTACCACCAGAATATAAACATATTATTTCTAGAGAAAATATAACTGTAGCAGAAGCTTTAAAATCAGGTGGTTATAAAACTTTTTTTGCGGGTAAATGGCACATAGGAGATGTTCCATATGGCCCAGAAAGTAATGGTTTTGACGTTAATATTGGTGGTTGGGAAGTTGGTAGCCCTAAAGGTGGTTATTATGCACCTTGGAGCAATCCAAAATTAGATTATAAATATAAAGGGGAAAATTTAACTAAAAGGTTAGCGTTAGAAACAGCCGATTTCATATCAGCAAATAAAGACGAACCATTCTTTGCATTTTTATCTTTTTATGCAGTTCATGGACCAATAGAAACAACGCAAGAGAAATGGAATAAGTACAGAAATAAGGCAGAAAAGCAAGGAATTCCAGAAAAAGGTTTCGAAATGGAGCGCATTTTACCTATAAGAACTGTACAAGATAACCCTATTTATGCAGGTTTAGTAGAGTCTATGGATGATGCTGTTGGTGTGGTTTTAAAAAGATTAAAAGAATTAGGTTTAGATGAAAATACAATAATAATTTTTACTTCAGATAATGGAGGTGTAGCAAGTGGAGACGCTTTTTCAACTACAAATTTTCCCTTAAGAGGTGGAAAAGGATACCAGTGGGAAGGTGGAATTAGAGAGCCATATTTAATAAAAGCACCAATGTTAAAAAATTCTCCAAAAGCAATCAGTTATCCAGTAACTGGAGCAGATTTTTATCCAACCTTGTTAGATTTAGCAGGAATAGCTAAAGATAAAAAGCAAATTTTAGACGGTGTTAGTTTAGTGCCTTTGTTAAAAGGAAAGTCTTTGGATGGTAGATCGTTATTTTGGCATTATCCACATTATGGAAATCAAGGAGGAGAACCTGTAAGCATCATTAGAAAAGGAGATTTTAAGTTAATTCATTATTATGAAGATGGTCGTAATGAGTTGTATAATTTAGTTGAAGACCCAAAAGAATTAAATGATTTAGTAGCTACAAATACCGAAAAAGCAAAAACTTTAAGCACAGAATTAAATGATTATTTACAAAGTGTAAACGCAAAAGTACCTACAATAAATAAAGATTACGATTCAAAAAAAGCTATAGCATTACAAAATAGAAGAAAAACAAAAATGATGCAAGATTTAGAAAATCAACGTAAAAACTTCTTAAAAAAAGATTTTAAACCAAATGCAGATTGGTATAATAGCAGTTTAACTAAAGATTGA
- a CDS encoding AraC family transcriptional regulator — MTDNTTLREGFLGQSMISLPKSIINIVKNNQITKVFYVSDLGHYPKAKNHYRRRKKGSNQYILIYCTIGKGEIILDGIKHIIEPNQFFIIPKKIEHEYSADESDPWTIYWIHFNGTIAAELYKRYATTDIKNYKNISFSKEKIALFGKIFNLFDHNNLENQLEYANLLSLSFIKNFIYHDFESDLSISNNNNIVNSIQNFLLKNLDKSFTLDQIASKFNYSKSYLHTKFKTSTGYPIMVFFNLKKTQKACEYLNYTDLSVKEISFKMGFDDPLYFSRIFKNFMGKSPRNYKKSQLK, encoded by the coding sequence ATGACTGATAATACAACTTTAAGAGAAGGGTTTTTAGGTCAGAGCATGATTTCTCTACCTAAATCTATAATTAATATTGTAAAAAATAATCAAATAACTAAAGTATTTTATGTCTCTGATCTAGGTCATTACCCGAAAGCAAAAAATCATTATAGAAGAAGAAAAAAAGGTTCTAATCAATATATCTTAATTTATTGTACAATAGGCAAAGGAGAAATTATATTAGACGGTATAAAGCACATAATTGAACCAAATCAATTTTTTATTATTCCCAAAAAAATAGAACATGAGTATAGCGCAGACGAATCTGATCCTTGGACAATTTATTGGATTCACTTTAACGGTACAATAGCTGCAGAATTATATAAAAGATATGCCACAACTGATATTAAGAATTATAAGAACATATCTTTTTCTAAAGAAAAAATAGCTTTATTTGGTAAGATATTCAATCTTTTTGATCATAATAATTTAGAAAATCAACTAGAGTACGCAAACCTTCTAAGTCTTAGTTTTATAAAAAACTTTATATATCATGATTTTGAGTCTGACTTAAGTATAAGCAACAATAATAACATTGTTAATTCTATTCAGAATTTTTTATTAAAAAATTTAGATAAGAGTTTTACTTTAGATCAAATTGCGTCTAAATTTAACTATTCAAAATCTTATTTACACACAAAATTTAAAACGAGCACTGGCTACCCTATAATGGTGTTTTTTAATCTAAAAAAAACGCAAAAAGCTTGTGAATATCTTAACTATACAGACTTGAGTGTAAAAGAAATTAGTTTTAAAATGGGTTTTGATGATCCTTTATATTTTTCTAGAATATTTAAAAACTTTATGGGGAAATCTCCTAGAAATTACAAAAAAAGCCAACTTAAATAA